GTCTTGGACGTTCCGGCCTCCTGGGCGCCCGGCCTTCATGAAGCCCTCACCGGTCTCGGTGAGGGCGACCATGCCATCGTTGACGGCACTCTGATCCCCATCGGCCGGTTCCGCGCGGACGAGCCGTACCACTCGATGAAACACCGAAAGCACGGCATGAACGTGCAGGCCATCCATACGCTGCTGACCTGCAACCATTCAGGATGAAAAAGGTTCCATCCACTCGTTGACTCCATAGATGGAGCCTCAGCGTGAGCGAGTACTCCGCGCGCGCCAAGGTCACGAGCGCATGGCCGCCCCTGGCACTGGAGCCAAAGCCAAACTCACCTCAGCTGACCGGGTCCTGGTCACCGTGCTCCACCTGAGAAAACTCGCGCCCACGCACCTTCTGGGCCAACTCTTCAACACCACCGCGATGACCATCAGCCGCACAGCGAAAGACGTCCGCCCGCTCCTGGAAGCCCATGGCGTCCATCTCACCGCCCCAACCGCCCGTTTCCACGCGCCGGAAGACGTCGTCAGCTTCTTCGACACCGACGAGACCAAGATCAAACCGACGTGCTGATTCCCGGGAGGCCCCAAGACGTCGTCTCCCATGGCACATGCCTCGGCCTCTTGTGACAGCTCAGGGCACTGGCCATGGCCAGACTCCGGTTCTTCCGGCCGCTGCGGTCCACGCACGGGATCTTGAGGCCGCGGGTAGCCCATGGCAGGCTCGTGCCGCATGATCGATGAATTCGCGAAGGACAACCTGCACAAGAGACTGCGGCGGGACCGCGAGGCCCTGCTCTGGAAGCTCGACGGCTTGTCCGAATACGACGCCCGCCGACCGTTGACAGTGACCGGGAGCAACCTCCTCGGCCTGGTCAAACACGTGGCCAGCGTAGAGGCCGGGTATTTCGGCGAGGTCTTCGGCCGCCCTTTCCCGAAACCGCTGCCCCGGTGGCAGGACCACGACGGCAGCGATCTGTGGGCGGCTGAGGGCGAGACCCGCGACCAGATCATCGAGTTCTACCGGCGCGCGTGGGAACACTCGGACGCGACGATCAACGAGCTTCCCCTCGATGCCCCCGGCCACGTGCCCTGGTGGCCGCATCCCCATTCCGATACGAACCTGTTCGCCGTCATGGTCCACGTCCTCGGCGAGACCAACCGGCATGCCGGGCACGCCGACATCCTGCGTGAAGGCGTCGACGGCCGAACCGGGATGCGCCCCGAACATGAGACGCAGATCGACGAGAAAGCCCGCGCCGCCCGCTACGCGAAGATCGAGCGGGCCGCCAGATCGGCCGCATCGGGCGGAGCGCAGAGGTCTGTACCACGTGACTTGAGGTTCGAGCGGCACGATGGCGGCCGTGAGGGCTGAGCCGGTCCGGTCCGGTCGTCAGTGATCGTCGATGCCGCGTCGGTGCGGGCAGAAGAAGAGGGCTCGCCGACCGGGACGAGTCCGGTGAGCGCCTCGGCGGCACCGATGGAAGATCGAGCGGTCGACCGCCCGCTACTCCTCGGTCAGCTGCTCCACCCCACGCCGCGCCCGTTCCAGCGCTTCCTGGCCGCGCGCGTCAGCAGAGGCTGCGGGGCCACGTCCGGCGGGGCGGGTGCGTACCGCATGCCGCTGTCACCCGGCGGCCGCTCGACCAGTCCTTTGCCATACAGGGAGGGCAGAAGTGACGCCACTTCGCGTTCCGGT
This DNA window, taken from Streptomyces nitrosporeus, encodes the following:
- a CDS encoding DinB family protein; translation: MIDEFAKDNLHKRLRRDREALLWKLDGLSEYDARRPLTVTGSNLLGLVKHVASVEAGYFGEVFGRPFPKPLPRWQDHDGSDLWAAEGETRDQIIEFYRRAWEHSDATINELPLDAPGHVPWWPHPHSDTNLFAVMVHVLGETNRHAGHADILREGVDGRTGMRPEHETQIDEKARAARYAKIERAARSAASGGAQRSVPRDLRFERHDGGREG
- a CDS encoding helix-turn-helix domain-containing protein; the protein is MLGTAGTGAAEERVYRLPVELRDASMDEIVQRLRVPEREVASLLPSLYGKGLVERPPGDSGMRYAPAPPDVAPQPLLTRAARKRWNGRGVGWSS